The Streptomyces sp. NBC_00236 DNA window ATCGCGCTGGCCGCGGGCCTCGGTGTCAACACGGTCGTCGCCCTCCAGCTCGCCCCCCGGATGAGCTGGCCCGACGCGATGGGCATGGTCGTCCTCGCGGGCATCGTGGTCATGCTGCTCGTCGCGACCGGTCTGCGGGAACGCGTGATGAACGCGGTACCGACCTCGCTCCGCAAGGGCATCGCGATCGGCATCGGCCTCTTCATCCTGCTGATCGGCCTCGTCGACTCGGGCTTCGTCTCCCGCATCCCGGACCTCGCGCACACCACGGTCCCGCTCCAGCTGGGCAACGACGGTCACCTCAACGGCTGGCCGGTCCTGGTCTTCGTCCTCGGCGCGCTGCTCACCCTCGCGCTGATCGTCCGCAAGGTGCCGGGCGCGATCCTGATCTCCATCGTGGCGATGACGGTCGTCGCGCTGATCATCGACGCGGTCGCCGACCTGCCGGGCGAGGCCTGGGGCCTGACCGTGCCCGAGTGGCCGGGCAACCCGGTCGCCTCGCCCGACTTCGGGCTGATCGGCGATGTCAGCCTGTTCGGCGGCTTCGACAAGGTCGGTGTCCTCACCGGCATCCTGTTCGTGTTCACCGTGCTGCTGTCCTGCTTCTTCGACGCGATGGGCACCATTCTCGGCGTCGGCGACGAGGCCAGGCTGACCGACAAGGACGGCAACTTCCCGGGTATCAACAAGGTGCTGTTCGTCGACGGCATCGCGGTCGCCGCGGGCGGCGCGAGCTCCGCATCGGCGGGCACCTGCTTCGTGGAGTCCACGGCGGGCGTCGGCGAGGGGGCCCGCACCGGCTTCGCGAGCATCGTCACGGGTCTGCTGTTCACGGCGTCGCTGTTCCTCACACCGCTGGCGACCATGGTCCCCTCGCAGGCGGCCACTCCGGCCCTGCTGGCGGTGGGTTTCCTGATCATCGCCGGCTCGGTGCGGGACATCGACTGGAGCGACTACACGCTCGCCGTCCCGGCCTTCCTGGCCATGGTCATGATGCCGTTCACGTACTCGATCACCAATGGCATCGGGATCGGCTTCATCACGTTCTGCGTGCTGCGGCTGGCCGTCGGGCGGGGGCGCGAGGTGCCGGTGGCCATGTATGCGGTGTCGGCGGTCTTCGTCTTCTACTACGCGATGCCGGCGCTCGGCCTCACGTGATCACCCGGAGGGGTAGGGGCGTGGGCCCACGGCCCGGAGGTCTCCGTCAGGTGACCTCCTCGGCCGCGACCCCCTCCGCTCCGTAGAACTTCTCCGTCTCGTCGACGGCCGCCTGGAAGCGCTCGTCGAAATCGTCGCGAATGAGCGTCCGGACCACATAGTCCTGGACGCTCATTCCGCGTTTGGCGGCGTGCTGCTTGAGCCGGTCGAGCAGCTCACCGTCTATCCGCAGGCTGAGCACTGTCGATCCCATGGCATGCAGGGTTACGTCCCGCGAGCCCGATCCGCGTGACTTTCCGGAATCGACTCACTCGTTTGGGTGATCGATTGGTGATCTGGGCCTCGCGCGTGTACCACCGAGTGGTCTTTAGGGTAGGTAATGAGTTACGCTAACAAACATGCCTGACCTGATCCACGACAGCGACAGTGCCGCCGCCGTGAGCTCCCTTCGTTCCGCCGTCATGCTGCTCGGCCGGCGCCTCAAGCACCAGCGCGTCGACGAGTCGCTGAGCCCCACCGAGATGTCGGTGCTCGGCACACTCGCGCGTTGCGGTTCGGCCACCCCCGGTGAGCTGGCCCGCAAGGAGCATGTGCAGCCGCCGTCGATGACCCGCATCGTCGCGCTGCTGGAAGCCAAGGGACTGGTCAGACTGGAACCGCACCCCGATGACCGTCGTCAGAAGATGGTCAGCCAGACCGAGCAGGCCGAGGCCATGCTCGCCGAGAGCCGCTCCAAGCGGAACGCCTGGCTGACCACCCTCGCCGAAGGCCTGGACGAGGACGAGTGGGAGACGCTGCGCAACGCGGCGCCCGTGCTGGAGAAGCTCGCCCACCTGTAGCGGAGCGGGCCGCGCCGGACGGACCCGGCGCACCGCCCCCCGCCGCATCCCCGTCAGTCAGCGCAATGTCCACGCCCGAGGAGGCGAACCCTTTTGAGTACGGGATCCGGAGCAGACTCCGCCCCCGCACCGACTTCCACCCACGAGAGCAAGCCCGGCGGGACCTTCTCGTCGCTGAAGATCCGCAACTACCGCCTGTTCGCAACCGGCGCCGTGATCTCCAACACCGGTACCTGGATGTCCCGCATCACGCAGGACTGGCTCGTCCTGAGCCTCACCGGGTCCGCCACCGCCGTCGGCATCACCACGGCGCTCCAGTTCCTCCCCATGCTGCTCTTCGGCCTGTACGGCGGCGTCATCGCCGACCGGCTCCCGAAGCGCAAGCTCCTTCTCATCAGCCAGGCGGCACTCGGCCTGTGCGGGATCGCGCTCGCCGTCCTCACGCTCTCCGGTGTGGTCGAGGTGTGGCACGTCTACCTGATCGCCTTCCTGCTCGGCATGGTCACGGTCGTGGACAACCCGGCCCGCCAGGCGTTCGTCTCCGAGATGGTCGGCCCCGCCCAGCTGCGGAACGCCGTCAGCCTGAACTCGGCGAACTTCCAGTCCGCCCGGCTCATCGGTCCCGCCGTCGCGGGTGTGCTGATCACCTCGGTCGGCAGCGGCTGGGCCTTCATGTTCAACGGC harbors:
- a CDS encoding NCS2 family permease, with translation MSPSATAPVDPTPPPSPRTTGGLDGFFKISERGSSVAREIRGGFATFFAMAYIIVLNPIILGSAKDMYGHQLDSGQLVTATVLTAAFSTLLMGVIGNVPIALAAGLGVNTVVALQLAPRMSWPDAMGMVVLAGIVVMLLVATGLRERVMNAVPTSLRKGIAIGIGLFILLIGLVDSGFVSRIPDLAHTTVPLQLGNDGHLNGWPVLVFVLGALLTLALIVRKVPGAILISIVAMTVVALIIDAVADLPGEAWGLTVPEWPGNPVASPDFGLIGDVSLFGGFDKVGVLTGILFVFTVLLSCFFDAMGTILGVGDEARLTDKDGNFPGINKVLFVDGIAVAAGGASSASAGTCFVESTAGVGEGARTGFASIVTGLLFTASLFLTPLATMVPSQAATPALLAVGFLIIAGSVRDIDWSDYTLAVPAFLAMVMMPFTYSITNGIGIGFITFCVLRLAVGRGREVPVAMYAVSAVFVFYYAMPALGLT
- a CDS encoding ribbon-helix-helix protein, CopG family, whose product is MGSTVLSLRIDGELLDRLKQHAAKRGMSVQDYVVRTLIRDDFDERFQAAVDETEKFYGAEGVAAEEVT
- a CDS encoding MarR family winged helix-turn-helix transcriptional regulator, producing the protein MPDLIHDSDSAAAVSSLRSAVMLLGRRLKHQRVDESLSPTEMSVLGTLARCGSATPGELARKEHVQPPSMTRIVALLEAKGLVRLEPHPDDRRQKMVSQTEQAEAMLAESRSKRNAWLTTLAEGLDEDEWETLRNAAPVLEKLAHL